One Glycine max cultivar Williams 82 chromosome 3, Glycine_max_v4.0, whole genome shotgun sequence DNA window includes the following coding sequences:
- the LHP1-2 gene encoding chromo domain-containing protein LHP1: MKGGGGKRKAATSEAPNDVAAAAGGASVPSDGADLGVGDGVGVKVQNFEGNEGTQLRKTEEEKEEPNVEGDDEGEEEEDYAEGEEEYEEGENGGAAVAQGGRQGFPVLGENFFEVQAIRRKRVRKGQVQYLIKWNGWPETANTWEPPENLESVPDVVEAFEESLKSGKHRKRKRKHVVHHTQPKKRLERSTTPYSLRRFSTGTAENHTQSAPPLIDPSLPNIPAFPRTVLFSDDVGNGAEGSSLRKATPSNANRSANGSEPNIKRTEENDYDPVLSELKTMTANGNDTDRLAIRIPEAKGSGPSGSNDQMDAKSKGVSMETNASGRCRGSKRRKCGSVKRFKKELYANEPANTENPVGLPVSTAEPEQTRDAGSGGNTNHARPASNIVNIIKPVGYSASVASGTQDVLVTFVASKSDGTEVMVDNKYLKTFNPLLLINFYEQHLRYSPTL; the protein is encoded by the exons ATGAAGGGTGGTGGTGGGAAGAGAAAGGCTGCTACCTCGGAGGCTCCGAACgatgttgctgctgctgctggtgGTGCTTCTGTTCCTTCTGATGGTGCTGATTTGGGTGTTGGAGACGGTGTTGGTGTGAAAGTTCAAAACTTTGAGGGAAACGAGGGTACCCAGTTGCGGAAaactgaagaagaaaaagaagagccCAACGTGGAGGgtgatgatgaaggagaagaagaagaagattatGCTGAGGGAGAGGAAGAAtatgaagaaggagaaaatggTGGTGCTGCTGTTGCTCAAGGGGGACGACAAGGTTTTCCTGTTCTTGGTGAGAATTTCTTTGAGGTTCAGGCTATTCGTCGTAAGAGGGTGCGCAAG GGTCAGGTGCAATACTTAATCAAATG GAATGGGTGGCCTGAGACAGCCAACACATGGGAGCCTCCAGAAAATCTAGAGTCTGTTCCTGATGTTGTTGAAGCTTTTGAGGAGAG CTTGAAGTCAGGCAAACATCGGAAGCGCAAACGCAAGCATGTAGTGCATCATACTCAACCCAAGAAGCGGCTGGAGCGTTCTACCACTCCTTACAGCCTTCGGCGTTTTTCGACTGGTACAGCTGAGAACCATACACAGTCAGCTCCTCCTCTTATTGATCCTAGCCTTCCTAATATTCCCGCCTTCCCTCGTACTGTGCTGTTTTCTGATGATGTGGGAAATGGTGCTGAAGGCAGCAGTCTTAGAAAAGCCACACCCTCTAATGCTAACAGGTCTGCAAATGGTTCAGAACCAAATATTAAAAGGACTGAGGAAAATGATTATGATCCTGTGCTTAGTGAGCTTAAAACTATGACTGCCAATGGGAATGATACAGACAGGCTTGCAATACGGATTCCAGAAGCCAAGGGTTCTGGGCCTTCTGGCAGTAACGATCAAATGGATGCTAAATCAAAGGGGGTTTCCATGGAAACAAATGCAAGTGGCCGCTGCCGGGGATccaaaaggagaaaatgtggttCCGTAAAGAGGTTCAAGAAAGAATTATATGCTAATGAGCCTGCTAATACAGAAAATCCAGTTGGCTTGCCTGTTAGTACAGCTGAGCCAGAACAAACAAGAGATGCTGGTAGTGGTGGTAATACTAATCATGCCAGACCTGCTAGCAATATTGTAAACATTATAAAGCCAGTAGGCTATTCAGCTTCAGTAGCCAGTGGAACGCAGGATGTTTTAGTAACCTTCGTGGCTTCAAA GTCTGATGGAACAGAAGTGATGGTTGACAACAAGTATCTAAAAACATTTAATCCACTTCTT CTGATCAATTTCTATGAGCAGCATCTTCGCTACAGCCCTACATTGTGA